One segment of Amycolatopsis alba DSM 44262 DNA contains the following:
- a CDS encoding lysine N(6)-hydroxylase/L-ornithine N(5)-oxygenase family protein, translating into MANRDVELLAVGAGPSNLALAVALEELAPGLARDSVLLERDEEVSWQRGMLLPEALSQVSFLKDLVTLRNPRSRFSFLNYLHATNRLNEFVNMGSFVPYRVELADYLKWTADSLSLVDLQRGRECLDITPVWTDGTLTGWDTRVADGETIRSRYLVVGAGRDARIPDLLRTVDQDRVIHSTQYLPRIAKLRKDLPYRVAVIGAGQSAAELFGAVQRDLPECKPTMVMRSIGLNYYESSKFNNELFFPSHVDKFFDARPEAREQMLKEMHHTNYSGLAPGTMDALYRSIYLDRLSGRSRLNMVTMSDITDARDEGDEIVLELTDRRTGETQELRTDLVLLGTGFSPEMPRMVQEIAKSIGLSEIKVTRDYRLEIDQPATAAVYLQGVNEATHGIADSLLSVLAPRANDILQDILAHRGETPEVPPQPTSDADTADTADPVVATR; encoded by the coding sequence ATGGCGAACCGTGATGTCGAGCTTCTCGCAGTCGGAGCAGGACCGTCCAACCTGGCACTCGCCGTGGCGCTCGAGGAGCTCGCGCCCGGCCTGGCCCGCGATTCGGTCCTGCTCGAACGCGACGAGGAGGTCTCCTGGCAGCGGGGCATGCTGCTGCCGGAGGCGCTGTCGCAGGTCTCGTTCCTCAAGGACCTGGTGACCCTGCGCAACCCGCGCAGCCGCTTCTCGTTCCTCAACTACCTGCACGCGACGAACCGGCTCAACGAGTTCGTGAACATGGGCAGCTTCGTCCCGTACCGGGTCGAGCTCGCCGACTATCTCAAGTGGACGGCCGATTCGCTTTCACTGGTGGATCTGCAGCGTGGCCGGGAATGCCTCGACATCACTCCCGTGTGGACGGACGGGACGCTGACCGGCTGGGACACCAGGGTCGCCGACGGCGAGACGATCCGCAGCCGGTACCTGGTGGTCGGCGCCGGCCGGGACGCGCGGATCCCCGACCTGCTCCGGACGGTGGATCAGGACCGCGTCATCCACAGTACTCAGTATCTGCCGAGGATCGCCAAGCTGCGCAAGGACCTTCCGTACCGTGTCGCGGTGATCGGCGCCGGGCAGAGCGCGGCGGAGCTGTTCGGCGCGGTGCAGCGGGACCTGCCCGAATGCAAGCCGACCATGGTGATGCGCTCGATCGGCCTGAACTACTACGAGAGCAGCAAGTTCAACAACGAGCTGTTCTTCCCGTCCCATGTGGACAAATTCTTCGACGCGCGACCGGAAGCGCGTGAGCAGATGCTCAAGGAGATGCACCACACCAACTACTCCGGGCTGGCGCCGGGCACGATGGACGCGCTCTACCGCTCGATCTACCTGGACCGTCTTTCCGGTCGTTCCCGGCTGAACATGGTCACGATGAGCGACATCACGGACGCCCGCGACGAGGGTGACGAGATCGTGCTGGAACTGACCGACCGGCGCACCGGCGAGACCCAGGAACTGCGCACCGATCTCGTCCTGCTCGGCACCGGTTTCTCCCCGGAGATGCCGAGGATGGTCCAGGAGATCGCCAAATCGATCGGACTCTCGGAGATCAAGGTGACCCGCGACTACCGGCTGGAGATCGACCAGCCCGCCACCGCGGCCGTGTACCTCCAGGGCGTCAACGAAGCGACGCACGGGATCGCGGACTCGTTGCTGAGCGTCCTCGCCCCGCGTGCCAACGACATCCTGCAGGACATCC
- a CDS encoding ATP-grasp domain-containing protein, with protein MSSAEGVVLVIGCGMRPYREYLLASAGHRHPLWLFNGAEPTWQERYITGATVLDLQDRDAVLAAARAVNAKTPVLGVVSWDEALIVTAAHVADELGLPGAGISAIEGCRDKWLNRRTLTAAGVAQPDFGFVHDEEQAVRVADRIGYPVVVKPRGGGASIGVSFAEDGEAVRKAFRTAEDASFGGSPAYQGGALVEEYLTGPEISVDGAVVDGEYTPMFVAHKTVGMHPYFEELGHLVSSADELLADPALRSTLARAHSAIDFRYGITHTELKLTERGPVIVEINGRLGGDLIPLLARFATGIDPGAAAVDVALGLHPHIPHEAEPRWVGVRFGYPKQDCVVESVSVPGSMRDNGILTADALVEPGARMRLPPAEFISRHAYVICAGRDPDDCEVVLDKAMAQVRLTAHPLLPSVAAGG; from the coding sequence ATGAGCTCAGCGGAGGGTGTTGTCCTGGTGATCGGCTGCGGGATGCGGCCGTACCGGGAGTACCTGTTGGCGTCGGCCGGGCACCGGCATCCCTTGTGGCTGTTCAACGGGGCCGAACCGACCTGGCAGGAGCGCTACATCACCGGCGCCACGGTGCTGGACCTGCAGGATCGTGACGCCGTACTGGCCGCGGCCCGCGCGGTGAACGCGAAGACGCCGGTGCTCGGCGTGGTGTCGTGGGACGAGGCGCTGATCGTCACCGCGGCGCACGTCGCGGACGAGCTCGGCCTGCCGGGTGCGGGGATCTCCGCGATCGAGGGGTGCCGGGACAAGTGGCTCAACCGGCGGACGCTCACCGCGGCCGGGGTCGCGCAGCCGGACTTCGGGTTCGTGCACGACGAGGAGCAGGCGGTCCGGGTGGCCGACCGGATCGGGTATCCGGTCGTGGTCAAGCCGCGCGGGGGCGGGGCCAGCATCGGCGTCAGTTTCGCGGAAGACGGCGAGGCGGTGCGGAAGGCGTTCCGGACCGCGGAGGACGCCAGCTTCGGTGGCTCTCCCGCCTACCAGGGCGGGGCGCTGGTCGAGGAGTACCTGACCGGACCCGAGATCAGTGTGGACGGTGCCGTCGTGGACGGTGAGTACACGCCGATGTTCGTGGCGCACAAGACGGTCGGCATGCACCCGTACTTCGAGGAACTCGGCCATCTGGTGAGCTCCGCGGACGAGCTGCTCGCGGACCCGGCGCTCCGCTCGACGCTGGCCCGCGCGCACAGCGCGATCGACTTCCGGTACGGCATCACCCACACCGAACTCAAGCTCACCGAGCGCGGACCGGTGATCGTGGAGATCAACGGCAGGCTCGGCGGGGATCTGATCCCGTTGCTCGCCCGGTTCGCGACCGGGATCGACCCTGGCGCGGCCGCGGTCGACGTCGCGCTCGGCCTGCATCCGCACATCCCGCACGAGGCCGAGCCGCGGTGGGTCGGGGTGCGGTTCGGTTATCCGAAGCAGGACTGTGTCGTCGAGTCCGTGTCCGTGCCGGGTTCCATGCGGGACAACGGGATTCTCACCGCCGACGCGCTCGTCGAGCCGGGGGCGCGGATGCGGCTGCCGCCGGCGGAGTTCATCTCGCGGCACGCGTACGTGATCTGCGCGGGCCGTGATCCCGACGACTGTGAGGTGGTGCTGGACAAGGCCATGGCCCAGGTCCGGCTGACCGCGCACCCCCTGCTGCCCTCGGTGGCCGCCGGTGGCTGA
- a CDS encoding HNH endonuclease signature motif containing protein, whose protein sequence is MSETFLPELPQELWRAGKLELAHGVRQFLQVMRVACAGLGRYLAEVESRGAKDLYGYGSTITWFADVAGLSFGEARSVVNQAIALNPTRALDGSEVAAFAPATAAVAAEGLVGHERIQQILDILGRIPADTSAEDRECAEKILATLARDAGPRQLAKAEQDLLGWLDPDGNEPKDPEPAEPRREVTLERRKDGFWKLNGLLDDELGARTAAALEAYATPRPVDEFGQADLRTKPERQGDAWAELLDLAIACPDQPGTSGYRTLVHVTIGLDELKTGLGTACLDSVGTMTARDARMAACDCLMLPVVLNAAGEPLDLGRLRRFVTPGQRRALNIRDGGCAFPGCHRRPKNCHAHHIDHWADGGPTDLRNLVLLCGFHHRLIHHGDWEVRMAPDGLPEFIPPQYLDPLRRTRRNTLHHT, encoded by the coding sequence GTGTCCGAGACCTTTCTTCCCGAGTTGCCGCAGGAGTTGTGGCGTGCCGGCAAGCTGGAGCTTGCGCATGGTGTGCGGCAGTTCTTGCAGGTGATGCGGGTCGCCTGCGCCGGCCTGGGGCGGTATCTGGCGGAGGTGGAGTCTCGGGGCGCGAAAGACCTGTACGGCTATGGGTCGACGATTACGTGGTTTGCTGATGTGGCGGGGTTGTCGTTTGGTGAGGCGCGGTCGGTGGTGAATCAGGCGATCGCGTTGAACCCGACGCGGGCGTTGGATGGCAGTGAGGTTGCGGCGTTCGCGCCCGCCACTGCCGCTGTGGCGGCGGAAGGGCTGGTCGGGCACGAGCGGATCCAGCAGATCCTGGACATCCTGGGGAGAATCCCTGCGGATACGTCTGCCGAGGATCGGGAGTGTGCGGAGAAGATCCTCGCGACCCTCGCTCGTGACGCCGGGCCTCGGCAGCTGGCGAAGGCCGAGCAGGACCTGCTCGGCTGGCTCGACCCCGACGGCAACGAGCCCAAGGATCCCGAACCTGCCGAGCCTCGCCGCGAGGTCACCCTGGAACGCCGCAAAGACGGCTTCTGGAAGCTGAACGGGTTGCTGGATGACGAGCTCGGGGCCCGGACGGCGGCCGCGCTGGAGGCGTACGCGACACCGCGCCCGGTGGACGAGTTCGGCCAGGCGGATCTGCGGACCAAACCCGAACGCCAGGGTGACGCCTGGGCCGAACTTCTCGACCTCGCGATCGCCTGCCCGGACCAGCCCGGCACCAGCGGCTACCGCACCCTCGTGCACGTCACCATCGGACTCGACGAACTCAAAACCGGTCTCGGGACCGCCTGCCTGGACTCCGTCGGCACCATGACCGCCCGCGACGCCCGCATGGCCGCCTGCGACTGCCTCATGCTCCCCGTCGTGCTGAACGCCGCCGGAGAACCCCTCGACCTAGGACGGCTGAGACGGTTCGTCACACCAGGTCAACGCCGGGCGCTGAACATCCGCGACGGAGGCTGCGCGTTCCCCGGTTGTCATCGAAGACCCAAGAACTGCCATGCCCACCATATTGATCACTGGGCAGACGGCGGACCGACCGACCTCCGCAATCTGGTGCTGCTGTGTGGATTCCATCACCGGCTGATCCATCATGGTGATTGGGAAGTCCGGATGGCTCCCGATGGGTTACCGGAGTTCATCCCGCCCCAATACTTGGACCCGCTCCGAAGAACCCGGCGCAACACCCTCCACCACACCTGA
- a CDS encoding VOC family protein: MASRLNPYISFAGDARQAMEFYKSVFGGELTLNTFGESGMAGSPVENQIMHSQLDSPSGYTIMASDTPPGMEHKPGTNLSVSLSGDDGEELRGYWEKLSAEGAVSVPFEKQMWGDEFGACTDKFGISWMVNVVQS; encoded by the coding sequence GTGGCTTCCCGACTCAATCCTTACATCAGCTTCGCCGGCGACGCCCGGCAGGCCATGGAGTTCTACAAGTCGGTGTTCGGCGGAGAGCTGACGCTGAATACGTTCGGCGAGTCCGGTATGGCGGGTTCGCCGGTGGAGAACCAGATCATGCACAGTCAGCTCGATTCGCCGAGCGGCTACACGATCATGGCGTCGGACACGCCGCCGGGAATGGAGCACAAGCCGGGCACCAACCTGTCGGTCAGCCTCAGTGGTGACGACGGTGAGGAATTGCGCGGATACTGGGAGAAACTGTCCGCCGAGGGTGCTGTTTCGGTCCCGTTCGAAAAGCAGATGTGGGGCGATGAATTCGGTGCCTGCACGGACAAGTTCGGTATCTCCTGGATGGTGAACGTCGTCCAGTCCTAG